The following coding sequences are from one Streptomyces sp. NBC_01485 window:
- the iolC gene encoding 5-dehydro-2-deoxygluconokinase, which produces MGYDLITMGRIGVDLYPLQTGVPLPQVTSFGKFLGGSATNVAVAAARLGRETAVISRTGDDPFGAYLHEALRGFGVDDRWVTPVPGLPTPVTFCEVFPPDDFPLYFYRQPKAPDLEIDAQELDLDAVREARVFWVTGTGLSEEPSRTATLAALAHRAKAGTTVFDLDWRPMFWKHPSGGDPAAVARPFYEEALRHTTVAVGNLDEVEVATGVREPRAAAQALLDAGVELAVVKQGPKGVLAVNREGETAEVPPLPVNVLNGLGAGDAFGGSLCHGLLAGWDLEKIMRHANAAGAIVASRLECSSAMPTPDEVEAAIEAGAVL; this is translated from the coding sequence ATGGGGTACGACCTGATCACCATGGGGCGGATAGGCGTGGACCTCTACCCGCTGCAGACGGGTGTCCCACTCCCGCAGGTCACGTCCTTCGGGAAGTTCCTGGGCGGATCGGCGACCAACGTCGCAGTGGCCGCCGCCCGGCTCGGCAGGGAGACGGCCGTGATCTCCCGCACCGGCGACGACCCCTTCGGCGCCTACCTGCACGAGGCCCTGCGCGGCTTCGGCGTGGACGACCGCTGGGTCACGCCCGTGCCCGGCCTGCCGACGCCCGTCACCTTCTGCGAGGTCTTCCCGCCGGACGACTTCCCGCTGTACTTCTACCGGCAGCCAAAGGCCCCGGACCTGGAGATCGACGCCCAGGAGCTCGACCTCGACGCCGTCCGCGAGGCCCGCGTCTTCTGGGTCACCGGCACCGGCCTCAGCGAGGAGCCCAGCCGTACGGCGACCCTCGCCGCCCTCGCCCACCGGGCCAAGGCCGGCACCACGGTCTTCGACCTCGACTGGCGCCCGATGTTCTGGAAGCACCCGTCCGGGGGTGACCCGGCCGCGGTCGCCCGCCCCTTCTACGAGGAGGCCCTCCGCCACACCACCGTCGCCGTCGGCAACCTCGACGAGGTGGAGGTGGCCACCGGCGTGCGCGAGCCGCGGGCGGCGGCGCAGGCGCTGCTGGACGCCGGCGTCGAGCTCGCCGTCGTCAAACAGGGCCCCAAGGGCGTCCTGGCCGTCAACCGCGAGGGCGAGACCGCCGAGGTCCCGCCGCTGCCGGTGAACGTCCTCAACGGCCTCGGCGCCGGTGACGCCTTCGGCGGCTCCCTCTGCCACGGCCTGCTCGCGGGCTGGGACCTGGAGAAGATCATGCGTCACGCCAACGCCGCCGGCGCGATCGTCGCCTCCCGTCTGGAGTGCTCCTCCGCGATGCCGACGCCGGACGAAGTGGAAGCCGCGATCGAGGCAGGAGCCGTACTGTGA
- the iolD gene encoding 3D-(3,5/4)-trihydroxycyclohexane-1,2-dione acylhydrolase (decyclizing), translated as MTVRTSTTRLTVAQALVRFLAAQYTERDGVRQRLIGATWGIFGHGNVAGLGQALIEARDVMPFHQGRNEQSMVHAAVGYARQSGRLSTHAVTTSIGPGATNLVTGAALATVNHLPVLLLPGDVFATRVADPVLQQLEVPYAGDVSVNDTLRPVSKYFDRVTRPEALIPAALQAMRVLTDPVDTGAVTLAMPQDVQAEAHDWPDEFFAERTWVVRRPGADPTELAEAVTAVRAARRPLLIAGGGVHHSRAEEALAEFAEATGIPVGSTQAGKGSLRYDHPQDVGGVGHTGTATADELARTADLVIGVGTRYTDFTTASHTLFTGDGVRFLNLNIAPYDGHKLAGLPLVADARSALTELTQALGLHGHRVADAYVTEYSEDKERWEQRVDACYEADEPDVRPTQSQVLGALDALADESDVIINAAGSLPGDLHRLWRARSRDQYHLEYGYSCMGYEIPAAIGVKLAAPERNVWALVGDGTYLMMPTEIVTAVQEGIAIKILLVQNHGYASIGGLSERVGGERFGTAYRFTSADGTFTGAPLPVDLAANVASLGMRVLRAKTVCELREALAEARRADTPTCVYVETETADTVSGPPPAQAWWDVPVAETATRPSAVRARELYERHVSTRRHHL; from the coding sequence ATGACGGTGCGGACCTCGACGACGCGGCTCACGGTGGCCCAGGCGCTCGTGCGGTTCCTCGCCGCCCAGTACACCGAGCGCGACGGTGTCCGGCAGCGGCTGATCGGCGCGACCTGGGGCATCTTCGGCCACGGCAATGTGGCCGGCCTCGGCCAGGCGCTCATCGAGGCCCGCGACGTGATGCCGTTCCACCAGGGCCGCAACGAGCAGTCGATGGTGCACGCGGCCGTCGGGTACGCCCGCCAGTCGGGCCGCCTCTCCACCCACGCGGTGACGACCTCCATCGGCCCCGGCGCGACCAACCTGGTCACCGGCGCCGCCCTCGCCACCGTCAACCACCTCCCGGTCCTCCTCCTCCCGGGTGACGTCTTCGCGACCCGCGTCGCCGACCCGGTCCTCCAGCAGCTCGAAGTGCCGTACGCGGGCGACGTCTCGGTCAACGACACCCTGCGCCCGGTGTCGAAGTACTTCGACCGCGTCACCCGCCCCGAGGCCCTCATCCCGGCCGCCCTCCAGGCCATGCGCGTCCTCACCGACCCCGTCGACACGGGCGCGGTCACCCTCGCGATGCCCCAGGACGTCCAGGCCGAGGCCCACGACTGGCCCGACGAGTTCTTCGCCGAGCGCACCTGGGTCGTACGACGCCCCGGAGCCGACCCCACCGAACTCGCCGAGGCGGTCACCGCCGTCCGCGCCGCCAGGCGCCCCCTCCTCATCGCCGGCGGCGGAGTCCACCACAGCCGCGCCGAGGAGGCCCTCGCCGAGTTCGCCGAGGCCACCGGCATCCCGGTCGGCTCCACCCAGGCAGGCAAGGGCTCGCTGCGCTACGACCACCCCCAGGACGTCGGCGGCGTCGGCCACACCGGCACCGCCACCGCCGACGAACTCGCCCGCACGGCCGACCTGGTCATCGGCGTCGGCACGCGGTACACCGACTTCACCACCGCCTCCCACACCCTCTTCACCGGCGACGGCGTCCGCTTCCTCAACCTCAACATCGCCCCCTACGACGGCCACAAGCTCGCCGGCCTCCCGCTCGTCGCGGACGCCCGCAGCGCCCTGACGGAGCTGACCCAGGCCCTGGGCCTGCACGGCCACCGGGTCGCGGACGCGTACGTCACCGAGTACTCCGAGGACAAGGAGCGCTGGGAGCAGCGCGTCGACGCCTGCTACGAGGCGGACGAACCCGACGTCCGCCCCACCCAGTCCCAGGTGCTCGGCGCGCTCGACGCCCTGGCCGACGAGTCGGACGTGATCATCAACGCGGCCGGTTCGCTCCCCGGCGACCTGCACAGACTCTGGCGGGCGCGCTCCCGGGACCAGTACCACCTGGAGTACGGCTACTCCTGCATGGGGTACGAGATCCCGGCCGCGATCGGCGTGAAGCTGGCCGCCCCCGAACGCAACGTCTGGGCGCTGGTCGGCGACGGCACGTACCTGATGATGCCGACGGAGATCGTGACGGCCGTGCAGGAGGGGATCGCGATCAAGATCCTGCTCGTGCAGAACCACGGCTACGCCTCGATCGGCGGTCTGTCGGAGAGGGTGGGCGGCGAGCGGTTCGGCACCGCGTACCGCTTCACCTCGGCGGACGGCACCTTCACCGGGGCCCCGCTGCCCGTCGACCTGGCCGCCAACGTGGCCAGCCTGGGCATGCGGGTGCTGCGCGCGAAGACCGTCTGCGAACTGCGCGAGGCCCTGGCCGAGGCGCGCCGCGCCGACACTCCCACTTGTGTCTACGTGGAGACCGAAACAGCCGACACTGTGTCGGGGCCGCCGCCCGCGCAGGCCTGGTGGGATGTACCTGTGGCCGAGACCGCGACCCGACCGTCCGCGGTCAGGGCACGCGAGCTGTACGAACGGCACGTCTCCACCCGACGCCACCATCTGTGA
- the mmsA gene encoding CoA-acylating methylmalonate-semialdehyde dehydrogenase: MTKILNHWIGGKSVEGASGTYGPVTDPATGAVTTKVPFATVDEVDAAVAAAKGAYASWGTTSLARRSTILFKFRALLDANRDAIAELITAEHGKVHSDALGEVARGLEIVDLACGITVQLKGELSTEVASRVDVSSIRQPLGVVAGITPFNFPAMVPMWMFPMAIACGNTFVLKPSEKDPSASLKIAELLAEAGLPDGVFNIVHGDKVAVDRLLDHPDVKAVSFVGSTPIARHIHTTASANHKRVQALGGAKNHMLVLPDADLDAAADAAVSAAYGSAGERCMAISAVVAVGAIGDELVQKIRERAEKIKIGPGNDPTSEMGPLITAVHRDKVASYVTGAAAEGAEVVLDGTGYTVDGFEDGHWIGISLLDKVPTTAKAYQEEIFGPVLCVLRVESYDDGVALINSSPFGNGTAIFTRDGGAARRFQLEIEAGMVGVNVPIPVPVGYHSFGGWKDSLFGDHHVYGNDGTHFYTRGKVVTTRWPDPADGPGGVDLGFPRNH, encoded by the coding sequence ATGACGAAGATCCTCAACCACTGGATCGGCGGCAAGTCCGTCGAAGGCGCGTCGGGTACCTACGGACCCGTCACCGACCCGGCGACCGGCGCGGTCACCACGAAGGTCCCGTTCGCGACCGTCGACGAGGTCGACGCGGCCGTCGCCGCGGCCAAGGGCGCGTACGCGAGCTGGGGCACCACCTCGCTCGCCAGGCGCAGCACCATCCTGTTCAAGTTCCGGGCGCTGCTCGACGCGAACCGGGACGCGATCGCGGAGCTGATCACCGCCGAGCACGGCAAGGTGCACAGCGACGCGCTGGGCGAGGTCGCGCGCGGCCTGGAGATCGTCGACCTGGCGTGCGGGATCACCGTGCAGCTGAAGGGCGAGCTGTCGACCGAGGTCGCCAGCCGCGTGGACGTCTCGTCCATCCGCCAGCCGCTGGGCGTCGTCGCGGGCATCACGCCGTTCAACTTCCCGGCGATGGTCCCGATGTGGATGTTCCCGATGGCCATCGCGTGCGGCAACACGTTCGTGCTGAAGCCGTCCGAGAAGGACCCGTCGGCGTCGCTCAAGATCGCCGAACTGCTCGCGGAGGCGGGCCTTCCCGACGGCGTGTTCAACATCGTCCACGGCGACAAGGTGGCGGTGGACCGCCTCCTCGACCACCCGGACGTCAAGGCGGTCTCCTTCGTCGGCTCGACCCCGATCGCCCGCCACATCCACACCACCGCCTCCGCGAACCACAAGCGCGTCCAGGCCCTGGGCGGCGCGAAGAACCACATGCTGGTCCTCCCGGACGCCGACCTGGACGCGGCGGCCGACGCCGCCGTGTCCGCCGCCTACGGCTCGGCGGGCGAACGCTGCATGGCGATCTCCGCGGTCGTCGCCGTCGGCGCGATCGGCGACGAACTGGTGCAGAAGATCCGCGAACGCGCCGAAAAGATCAAGATCGGCCCCGGCAACGACCCCACGAGCGAGATGGGCCCGCTGATCACCGCCGTCCACCGCGACAAGGTGGCGTCGTACGTCACGGGCGCGGCGGCCGAGGGCGCGGAGGTCGTCCTCGACGGCACCGGCTACACGGTCGACGGCTTCGAGGACGGCCACTGGATCGGCATCTCGCTCCTCGACAAGGTGCCCACGACCGCGAAGGCCTACCAGGAGGAGATCTTCGGCCCGGTCCTGTGCGTCCTGCGCGTCGAGTCGTACGACGACGGCGTGGCGCTGATCAACAGCTCGCCCTTCGGCAACGGCACCGCGATCTTCACCCGGGACGGCGGCGCGGCCCGCCGCTTCCAACTGGAGATCGAGGCCGGCATGGTCGGCGTGAACGTCCCGATCCCGGTCCCCGTCGGCTACCACAGCTTCGGCGGCTGGAAGGACTCCCTCTTCGGCGACCACCACGTCTACGGCAACGACGGCACCCACTTCTACACCCGGGGCAAGGTCGTCACCACCCGCTGGCCCGACCCGGCCGACGGCCCCGGCGGCGTCGACCTGGGCTTCCCGCGCAACCACTGA
- a CDS encoding Cgl0159 family (beta/alpha)8-fold protein, translated as MTNVDVSELVRLRAQHPEAIAEAAARRLRRPLIQDSGRLMIVAADHTARGALGVGGNGLAMANRADLLERLVLALSRPGVDGVLATADILDDLLLLGALDGKVVMGSLNRGGLQGSVFELDDRFTGHRPEDIQRLNFDAGKLLLRLDYDDPGSLTTLESTARAVDDMAARKLPLFVEPFISRRTPEGKVVNDLSAEAVIKSIAISSGLGGTSAYTWLKLPVTENPDDMAEVMEASTLPAVLLGGEVGDDQDGAYEKWRSALRLPTVRGLVVGRSLLYPAGGDVVAAVDTAVGLL; from the coding sequence GTGACGAACGTCGACGTCTCCGAACTCGTCCGGCTGCGCGCGCAGCACCCCGAGGCGATCGCCGAGGCGGCCGCCCGCCGCCTCCGCAGGCCGCTCATCCAGGACTCCGGCCGTCTGATGATCGTCGCCGCCGACCACACGGCGCGTGGCGCGCTCGGCGTCGGCGGTAACGGGCTGGCCATGGCCAACCGCGCCGACCTGCTGGAACGCCTGGTGCTGGCACTGTCCCGCCCCGGTGTGGACGGTGTCCTCGCGACCGCCGACATCCTGGACGACCTGCTCCTCCTCGGCGCGCTCGACGGCAAGGTCGTCATGGGCTCGCTGAACCGGGGCGGCCTCCAGGGCTCCGTCTTCGAGCTCGACGACCGCTTCACCGGTCACCGCCCCGAGGACATCCAGCGCCTGAACTTCGACGCGGGCAAGCTGCTCCTGCGCCTCGACTACGACGACCCGGGCTCCCTCACCACCCTGGAGAGCACCGCCCGCGCCGTCGACGACATGGCCGCCCGCAAGCTGCCCCTCTTCGTCGAGCCGTTCATCAGCCGGCGCACCCCCGAGGGCAAGGTGGTGAACGACCTCTCCGCCGAGGCCGTCATCAAGTCGATCGCCATCTCCTCGGGCCTGGGCGGCACCTCGGCCTACACCTGGCTGAAGCTCCCCGTCACCGAGAACCCCGACGACATGGCCGAGGTCATGGAGGCGTCCACGCTCCCCGCCGTCCTGCTGGGCGGCGAGGTCGGCGACGATCAGGACGGCGCGTACGAGAAGTGGCGCAGCGCGCTGCGCCTGCCCACCGTGCGGGGCCTGGTGGTCGGCCGCTCGCTGCTGTACCCGGCCGGCGGGGACGTCGTCGCCGCCGTGGACACCGCCGTAGGACTGCTGTGA
- the iolB gene encoding 5-deoxy-glucuronate isomerase produces MTNTKDLYIPRGATADGDHVLDIDPERAGWTHSSLRIVELAPGGTHTFATGDSEWIVLPLEGGCIVQTDGEEFQLLGRETVFASVSDFAYVPRDARATIASGAGGRFALAGAKCERQLPARYGPAPEVPVEERGSGACTRLVRNFASASAFECDKLIAVEVITPGGNWSSYPPHKHDENRPGEEAELEEIYYFEIDGPNGFGYQRVSPSREGGSEVLAEVRSGDAVLVPDGWHGPSIAQPGHAMYYLNVMAGPGEKREWRICFHPDHSEGYR; encoded by the coding sequence ATGACGAACACGAAGGACCTGTACATCCCGCGCGGCGCCACCGCCGACGGGGACCACGTCCTGGACATCGATCCGGAGCGGGCCGGCTGGACCCACAGCAGTCTGCGGATCGTCGAGCTGGCGCCGGGCGGCACCCACACCTTCGCCACCGGTGACAGTGAGTGGATCGTCCTTCCGCTCGAAGGTGGCTGTATCGTACAAACAGATGGAGAAGAGTTCCAACTCCTGGGCAGGGAAACGGTGTTCGCGTCGGTCTCCGACTTCGCGTACGTTCCCCGGGACGCCCGGGCCACGATCGCCTCCGGCGCGGGAGGCCGCTTCGCCCTGGCAGGAGCGAAGTGCGAGCGACAACTCCCCGCCCGCTACGGCCCCGCGCCGGAGGTCCCCGTCGAAGAGCGCGGCAGCGGCGCCTGCACCCGCCTGGTGCGCAACTTCGCCTCCGCCTCCGCCTTCGAGTGCGACAAGCTGATCGCCGTCGAGGTGATCACCCCCGGCGGCAACTGGTCCTCGTACCCGCCGCACAAGCACGACGAGAACCGGCCGGGCGAGGAGGCCGAGCTCGAGGAGATCTACTACTTCGAGATCGACGGCCCGAACGGTTTCGGCTACCAGCGGGTGTCCCCGTCGCGCGAGGGCGGCTCCGAGGTCCTCGCCGAGGTCCGCTCCGGCGACGCCGTCCTCGTCCCGGACGGCTGGCACGGTCCGTCGATCGCCCAGCCCGGGCACGCGATGTACTACCTGAACGTCATGGCCGGGCCGGGCGAGAAGCGGGAGTGGCGGATCTGCTTCCACCCGGACCACTCGGAGGGTTACCGATGA
- a CDS encoding helix-turn-helix transcriptional regulator — MTDRRLWSYKEIAAHIKVQPDTVRSYRKHGLLPAPDHVEGGKPFWYADTVHAWVASRPGNRGRRFD, encoded by the coding sequence ATGACCGACCGAAGGCTCTGGTCCTACAAGGAGATCGCGGCTCACATCAAGGTGCAGCCGGACACCGTACGGTCCTACCGCAAGCACGGACTGCTGCCGGCGCCCGACCACGTCGAGGGCGGCAAGCCCTTCTGGTACGCCGACACCGTCCACGCCTGGGTCGCCTCCCGACCGGGCAACCGGGGCCGCCGGTTCGACTGA
- a CDS encoding zinc-dependent alcohol dehydrogenase family protein, with translation MRAVVFERYSEPPEVREVPDPRPAPHGVVVRVEATGLCRSDWHGWQGHDPDITLPHVPGHELAGVVEAVGDRVTGWRPGDRVTVPFVCGCGTCPSCAAGDHQVCERQTQPGFTHWGSFAQYVALDHADVNLIAIPDDLSYATAASLGCRFATAFRAVVRQGRVAAGEWVAVHGCGGVGLSAVMIAAASGARVVAVDVSPKALDLARKFGAAECVDATRTPDTAAAVRELTGGGAHLSLDALGAPATCAASVNGLRRRGRHVQVGLLPSADGTTPVPLARAIALELEILGSHGMAAHAYPQMLELVRTGVLRPDLLVTSTITLDAAPQALAALGTAPGAGVTVIEPWS, from the coding sequence ATGCGAGCGGTGGTCTTCGAGCGGTACAGCGAACCCCCTGAGGTACGGGAGGTCCCCGACCCCCGACCCGCCCCTCACGGAGTGGTCGTACGCGTGGAAGCCACCGGCCTCTGCCGCAGCGACTGGCACGGCTGGCAGGGCCACGACCCGGACATCACCCTGCCGCACGTGCCGGGGCATGAACTCGCCGGTGTCGTCGAGGCGGTCGGCGACCGGGTCACCGGCTGGCGGCCCGGCGACCGCGTCACCGTCCCCTTCGTGTGCGGCTGCGGCACCTGCCCGTCCTGCGCGGCCGGCGACCACCAGGTGTGCGAGCGGCAGACCCAGCCCGGCTTCACGCACTGGGGCTCCTTCGCCCAGTACGTGGCCCTGGACCACGCCGACGTGAACCTGATCGCGATCCCCGACGACCTGTCGTACGCCACCGCCGCTTCCCTCGGCTGCCGGTTCGCCACGGCGTTCCGGGCGGTCGTGCGGCAGGGCCGGGTCGCGGCGGGGGAGTGGGTGGCGGTGCACGGCTGCGGAGGCGTGGGCCTCTCGGCGGTGATGATCGCGGCGGCCTCGGGAGCGCGGGTGGTCGCCGTGGACGTCTCCCCGAAGGCCCTGGACCTGGCGCGGAAGTTCGGCGCGGCGGAATGCGTGGACGCGACGCGTACACCGGACACGGCGGCGGCGGTCCGTGAGCTGACCGGCGGCGGCGCGCACCTCTCCCTCGACGCCCTCGGTGCTCCCGCCACCTGCGCCGCCTCGGTGAACGGCCTGCGCCGTCGCGGCCGGCACGTCCAGGTCGGCCTGCTCCCCTCGGCGGACGGCACGACCCCCGTCCCGCTGGCCCGCGCCATCGCCCTGGAACTGGAGATCCTGGGCAGCCACGGCATGGCCGCGCACGCCTACCCGCAGATGCTGGAGCTGGTCCGGACGGGGGTGCTGCGCCCCGACCTCCTGGTGACGTCGACGATCACCCTGGACGCCGCCCCACAGGCACTGGCGGCACTGGGGACGGCGCCGGGCGCGGGAGTGACGGTCATCGAGCCGTGGAGCTGA
- a CDS encoding heavy-metal-associated domain-containing protein: MTAQTDTPGSVTTLYKVSGMSCGHCEGAVSGELSELSGVTSVKAVASTGEVTVVSTGPLDDAAVRAAVDEAGFELVGPA; encoded by the coding sequence ATGACCGCTCAAACCGACACCCCGGGCTCCGTCACCACCCTCTACAAGGTGAGCGGCATGAGCTGCGGCCACTGCGAGGGCGCCGTCTCCGGCGAGCTCTCCGAGCTCTCCGGGGTCACCTCGGTGAAGGCCGTCGCCTCGACCGGTGAGGTCACGGTCGTCTCCACGGGCCCGCTCGACGACGCGGCCGTCCGCGCCGCCGTCGACGAGGCCGGTTTCGAGCTCGTCGGCCCGGCCTGA
- a CDS encoding sugar phosphate isomerase/epimerase family protein yields MTSLSPESSQSSLSRIRVGSAPDSWGVWFPDDPAQVPWQRFLDEVAQSGYEWIELGPYGYLPTDPAILTAETSRRGLKVSAGTVFTGLHHGEAVWEKTWAHVADNAVLAQAMGAKHLVVIPSFWRDDKTGEVLEPDTLTPEQWRSLTSLTERLGKEVRERYGLRIVVHPHADTHIDSEENVVRFLDGTDSDLVSLCLDTGHYAYCGGDSVKLIETYGERIGYLHLKQVDPEILSEVKAKGTPFGPAVAQGVMCEPPMGVPELGPVLEAAGKLDVDLFAIVEQDMYPCAPSAPLPIAQRTRAFLRSCGA; encoded by the coding sequence ATGACGTCGTTGTCACCTGAGTCCTCTCAGTCCTCACTTTCCCGCATCCGGGTCGGATCGGCCCCCGACAGCTGGGGCGTCTGGTTCCCGGACGATCCCGCCCAGGTCCCCTGGCAGCGCTTCCTCGACGAGGTGGCGCAGTCCGGCTACGAGTGGATCGAGCTCGGCCCCTACGGGTACCTGCCGACCGATCCCGCAATCCTCACCGCCGAGACCTCCAGGCGCGGCCTGAAGGTGTCCGCGGGCACGGTCTTCACCGGCCTGCACCACGGCGAGGCCGTGTGGGAGAAGACCTGGGCGCACGTCGCGGACAACGCGGTGCTCGCGCAGGCGATGGGCGCGAAGCATCTGGTCGTCATCCCGTCCTTCTGGCGGGACGACAAGACCGGCGAGGTGCTGGAGCCGGACACGCTCACGCCCGAGCAGTGGCGCAGCCTCACCTCGCTGACCGAGCGGCTGGGCAAGGAGGTGCGGGAGCGGTACGGGCTGCGGATCGTCGTCCACCCGCATGCCGACACCCACATCGACAGCGAGGAGAACGTCGTCCGGTTCCTGGACGGCACGGACTCCGACCTGGTGTCGCTGTGCCTGGACACCGGGCACTACGCGTACTGCGGCGGCGACAGCGTCAAGCTGATCGAGACGTACGGGGAGCGGATCGGGTACCTGCACCTCAAGCAGGTCGACCCCGAGATCCTCTCCGAGGTGAAGGCCAAGGGGACGCCGTTCGGGCCGGCCGTGGCACAGGGCGTGATGTGTGAACCGCCCATGGGAGTACCGGAGTTGGGGCCCGTACTGGAGGCTGCGGGGAAGCTGGACGTCGATCTGTTCGCGATCGTCGAGCAGGACATGTACCCCTGCGCGCCGAGCGCTCCGCTGCCGATCGCACAGCGCACGCGGGCGTTTCTTCGATCGTGCGGGGCATAA